In a genomic window of Bradyrhizobium sp. LLZ17:
- a CDS encoding DUF445 domain-containing protein, whose product MTAPTTFSFDTPGDTERAAELRRVKALATLVLASTLALFVIAKLLLNVHPVFGFIAAFAEAATIGGLADWYAVVALFKRPLGLPIPHTAIIQSNQQRIGDKLGEFIQVHFLDAGPVEAKLNEIDFGSFVAEWLRDRKRSDDLARFALRLLPEAFSATETSGLMTFIIRRMSSQLQAIDLAPLAAGTLRGFVAEGRHQILFDDLLRVMHETLNQTETMAMIREKVRAELPTLLRLYRADKFLVNKIVASATAFFNEVRSDPKHPFRGEFDRMVLSFVDRLGTDRAYVDRIDGLKRDLLARPELADLARTVWANTRSFIERSASGETQVLQHHLAGMFVAAGEALAGDAELRGEINKGLVTVLRTFVADQKRGVSTFISDQVKSWNMTQLISLIEINIGRDLQYIRFNGSLIGGLAGLTLYSVEFLLRLL is encoded by the coding sequence ATGACTGCTCCCACCACCTTCTCCTTTGACACTCCAGGCGACACCGAGCGTGCGGCCGAGCTGCGCCGCGTCAAGGCGCTGGCGACGCTGGTGCTGGCCTCGACGCTCGCGCTGTTCGTCATCGCGAAGTTGCTGCTGAACGTGCATCCTGTGTTCGGCTTCATCGCCGCCTTCGCGGAAGCCGCGACGATCGGTGGGCTCGCCGACTGGTATGCCGTGGTCGCGCTGTTCAAGCGGCCGCTTGGCCTGCCGATCCCGCATACTGCTATTATCCAGAGCAATCAGCAGCGCATCGGCGACAAGCTGGGCGAATTCATCCAGGTGCATTTTCTCGACGCCGGTCCGGTCGAGGCCAAGCTCAACGAGATCGACTTCGGCTCGTTCGTCGCGGAATGGTTGCGCGACCGCAAGCGCAGCGACGATCTGGCGCGCTTTGCGTTGCGGCTGTTGCCCGAGGCTTTTTCCGCAACCGAGACCTCCGGGCTGATGACATTCATCATTCGCCGGATGTCCTCGCAGCTTCAGGCCATTGACCTCGCGCCGCTCGCCGCCGGTACGCTGCGTGGCTTCGTTGCGGAGGGGCGGCACCAGATCCTGTTCGACGATCTCCTGCGCGTGATGCACGAGACCCTGAACCAGACGGAGACGATGGCGATGATCCGCGAGAAGGTGCGCGCGGAATTGCCGACCCTGCTCAGGCTCTATCGCGCCGACAAGTTTCTGGTGAACAAGATCGTGGCCTCCGCCACCGCCTTCTTCAATGAAGTCCGCAGCGATCCCAAACATCCGTTCCGCGGCGAGTTCGATCGCATGGTCCTGAGCTTCGTCGATCGCTTAGGCACCGACCGGGCCTATGTCGATCGCATCGACGGCTTGAAGCGCGATCTGCTGGCGCGACCCGAGCTTGCCGATCTCGCCCGCACCGTCTGGGCCAACACGCGCTCGTTCATCGAGCGCAGCGCGAGCGGCGAGACGCAGGTGCTGCAGCATCATCTCGCCGGCATGTTCGTTGCCGCCGGTGAAGCGCTCGCCGGCGATGCCGAGCTGCGCGGCGAGATCAACAAGGGCCTGGTGACGGTGCTGCGAACTTTCGTCGCCGACCAGAAGAGGGGCGTCTCGACCTTCATCTCCGACCAGGTCAAATCGTGGAATATGACGCAGCTGATTTCGCTGATTGAAATCAACATCGGCCGCGACCTGCAATACATCCGCTTCAACGGTTCGCTGATCGGCGGCCTCGCCGGCCTCACGCTCTACTCCGTAGAATTCCTGCTTCGATTGCTGTGA
- a CDS encoding phasin, whose protein sequence is MTTETNTAFEGFKDAFKNIQNLEVPEAAREFVKKSANTAKDRAAEVFAGSERVTAAVENAVTESVTEAGKISRNIQQAIYEDAEAFFSGIDKLASAKSFSEAVEIQSGLLRARGEAFVSRAKATTDYLGKLAANGAKSAQDNFAKVYNKTA, encoded by the coding sequence ATGACCACCGAAACCAATACCGCTTTCGAAGGCTTCAAGGACGCATTCAAGAACATCCAGAACCTGGAAGTTCCCGAGGCCGCCCGCGAGTTCGTCAAGAAGTCCGCCAACACCGCCAAGGACCGTGCTGCCGAGGTGTTCGCTGGCTCCGAGCGCGTGACTGCCGCCGTCGAGAACGCAGTGACCGAGTCCGTGACCGAGGCCGGCAAGATCAGCCGCAACATTCAGCAGGCGATCTACGAGGACGCCGAGGCGTTCTTCTCCGGCATCGACAAGCTCGCGTCCGCCAAGTCGTTCAGCGAAGCCGTCGAGATCCAGTCGGGCCTGCTCCGTGCCCGCGGCGAAGCCTTCGTCTCGCGCGCCAAGGCGACCACCGACTATCTCGGCAAGCTCGCCGCCAACGGCGCGAAGTCCGCTCAGGACAACTTTGCCAAGGTCTACAACAAGACCGCCTGA
- a CDS encoding spermidine synthase, with translation MIPWEKLDTAKIPGSDEELRLMRRGKEFSIKLGSNELMNSRLSGSEAALATLAAKQIEQVAKPAVLIGGLGMGFTLRAALTVLGNKAKIVVSELVPAVVTWARGPMAQVFGDSLDDARVSIQETDVGEIIRAHRSAFDAILLDVDNGPEGLTRKGNDALYDASGLKAAKAALRPGGVLAVWSSGPNPAFTKRLGSAGLDVNEVNIRATGRGGGARHVIWIAKKS, from the coding sequence ATGATTCCCTGGGAAAAACTCGATACCGCCAAAATCCCCGGCTCCGATGAAGAGCTTCGCCTGATGCGGCGAGGCAAGGAGTTTTCCATCAAGCTCGGCAGCAACGAGCTGATGAACAGCCGTCTGTCGGGCTCGGAGGCCGCCCTTGCGACGCTTGCGGCGAAGCAGATCGAACAGGTCGCAAAGCCGGCCGTCCTCATCGGCGGGTTGGGCATGGGCTTCACGCTACGTGCGGCGCTTACCGTGCTTGGAAACAAGGCGAAGATTGTGGTCTCCGAACTTGTGCCGGCGGTGGTCACCTGGGCGCGCGGGCCGATGGCGCAAGTCTTTGGCGACAGCCTCGATGATGCCAGGGTGAGCATCCAGGAAACCGACGTTGGCGAAATCATCCGTGCGCATCGATCGGCTTTCGACGCCATTCTCCTCGACGTCGACAACGGACCGGAAGGGCTGACCCGGAAGGGTAACGATGCGCTCTACGATGCGAGTGGGTTGAAGGCGGCGAAGGCGGCGCTACGGCCGGGAGGCGTGCTCGCCGTCTGGTCTTCGGGACCCAACCCGGCATTCACCAAGCGCCTTGGCAGCGCAGGTTTGGACGTCAATGAAGTCAACATCCGCGCCACCGGCAGAGGTGGTGGCGCGCGCCATGTGATCTGGATCGCGAAGAAGAGCTAG
- a CDS encoding alpha/beta fold hydrolase, producing MNAPTGLDLASIPERIQSEVQRAIQRSIKGVEYFSTSGPALGSTPKDVLHSRGTMSLYHYRPMSDEIYRVPVLVVMATTNRGYILDLVPGQSFIEFLLKRGYDVYMLDWSAPRPEEKSLRMEDYVLDFIPDCIRRVQQDSGEQDVSVIGYCFGGVLSLLYGSIVPDGPMKNLICFTTPIDFREMKLFSNFSDRRYFDVDRLVDSVGNVPPEMILSSFEMLRPASRTVSQIQLWENIWNDEFVKSYRMFDRWATDTLPLAGEYFRTITKDLMWDNKLFNDTMSVGGRAAKLENIKVPFLHAVAEHDHIVPYDAAKHLIAKIGSEDKEEVMLKGGHVSLVAGANAVKRLWPKLDSWLGTRST from the coding sequence ATGAACGCGCCGACGGGACTCGATCTCGCGAGCATTCCGGAGCGCATCCAGTCCGAGGTGCAGCGCGCGATCCAGCGCAGCATCAAGGGCGTCGAATATTTCTCGACCTCCGGTCCCGCGCTCGGCTCGACGCCGAAAGACGTCCTGCATTCGCGCGGCACGATGAGCCTTTATCACTATCGGCCGATGTCCGACGAGATCTATCGCGTGCCCGTCCTGGTCGTGATGGCGACCACCAATCGCGGCTACATCCTCGATCTTGTGCCCGGCCAGAGCTTCATCGAGTTCCTGCTGAAGCGCGGCTACGACGTCTACATGCTCGACTGGAGCGCGCCTCGGCCGGAGGAAAAGAGCCTGCGGATGGAGGACTACGTTCTCGACTTCATCCCGGATTGCATCCGCCGCGTACAGCAGGATTCCGGCGAGCAGGACGTCTCCGTCATCGGCTATTGCTTCGGCGGCGTGCTGTCGCTGCTCTACGGCTCGATCGTCCCGGACGGGCCTATGAAGAACTTGATCTGCTTCACCACGCCGATCGATTTCCGCGAGATGAAGCTGTTCTCAAATTTCTCCGACCGCCGCTATTTCGATGTCGACCGCCTCGTCGACAGCGTCGGTAACGTGCCGCCGGAGATGATCCTGTCGTCGTTCGAGATGCTGCGCCCCGCCTCGCGCACCGTGAGCCAGATCCAGCTCTGGGAGAACATCTGGAACGACGAATTCGTGAAGTCGTATCGTATGTTCGATCGCTGGGCGACCGACACGCTGCCGCTCGCGGGCGAATATTTCCGTACCATCACCAAAGACCTGATGTGGGACAACAAGCTGTTCAACGACACCATGTCGGTCGGCGGCCGCGCGGCGAAGCTCGAGAACATCAAGGTGCCGTTCCTGCACGCCGTCGCCGAACATGATCACATCGTGCCTTATGACGCGGCAAAACATCTGATCGCGAAGATCGGATCCGAGGACAAGGAAGAGGTGATGCTCAAGGGCGGTCACGTCTCCCTCGTCGCCGGCGCCAACGCGGTGAAGCGGCTGTGGCCGAAACTGGATTCCTGGCTGGGGACAAGATCGACATGA
- a CDS encoding esterase/lipase family protein produces MTASAQTLRPPSRTLMFLEGRAIHELGAFLGALPLLSLAPRGDGHPVLVLPGLVASDTSTRPLRSFLASKGYAVAGWRQGRNYGLRPGVQDAMLDLIEELNDTHGRKVSLVGWSLGGLYARQLAKMVPARVRQVITLGSPFAGDPKSTNAWRVYEWASGQRADQADPRFGGDLAAPPPVPTTAIFSRTDGVCAWQGCMEKSGTQTESIEVESSHCGMGHHPAAVYAVADRLAQKEDAWQPFDRSGWRSLVYPDPHR; encoded by the coding sequence ATGACCGCTTCTGCCCAGACGCTGCGTCCGCCGTCCCGCACTTTGATGTTTCTGGAAGGCCGCGCGATCCACGAACTCGGTGCATTCCTCGGCGCGCTGCCGCTGTTGAGCCTCGCGCCGCGGGGCGACGGCCATCCGGTCCTGGTGCTGCCCGGCCTCGTGGCGTCCGATACGTCGACGCGCCCGCTGCGTTCGTTTCTCGCGAGCAAGGGTTATGCGGTCGCCGGCTGGCGCCAGGGACGCAACTACGGCCTGCGCCCGGGCGTGCAGGATGCGATGCTCGATCTGATCGAGGAGCTTAACGACACGCATGGCCGCAAGGTTAGCCTGGTCGGCTGGAGCCTCGGCGGTCTCTATGCGCGCCAGCTCGCCAAGATGGTGCCGGCGCGCGTGCGCCAGGTGATCACGCTCGGCAGCCCCTTCGCGGGCGATCCCAAATCGACCAACGCCTGGCGCGTTTATGAATGGGCCAGCGGACAGCGCGCCGACCAGGCCGATCCGCGCTTTGGCGGCGACCTCGCCGCTCCACCACCGGTGCCGACCACCGCGATTTTCAGCCGCACTGACGGCGTCTGCGCCTGGCAGGGCTGCATGGAGAAATCGGGTACCCAGACCGAGAGCATCGAGGTCGAGAGCAGCCATTGCGGCATGGGACACCATCCGGCCGCTGTTTACGCGGTGGCCGATCGCCTCGCGCAGAAGGAAGACGCGTGGCAGCCTTTTGATCGCAGCGGCTGGCGCAGCCTGGTCTATCCCGATCCGCATCGGTAG
- a CDS encoding alpha/beta fold hydrolase, whose protein sequence is MTASAHQPPQTVRANGIDICYEIFGNDHAEPLLLIMGLGAQMIHWDDGFCEQLAASGFRVIRFDNRDIGKSSHLSGGKRLTPLELLKLRFLRIPVAATYKLIDMARDTVGLMDALGIQSAHLVGASMGGMIAQEVTLSFPERVRSLTSIMSTTGNPRVPPPTREAAAMLMAPPPRSKEEFIVRYGETWKVLRVGSFPEEEALDPGRAERVFARGLNPAGVGRQLRAVLASGSRKERLHSVKTPTLVIHGTVDPLVRPEGGQDTAASVPGAKLLMIEGMGHALPARFWPEIIDAIDKHAHGAAAQAA, encoded by the coding sequence GTGACCGCCTCCGCCCATCAACCGCCACAGACCGTCCGCGCCAACGGCATCGATATCTGCTACGAGATCTTCGGCAACGACCACGCCGAGCCGCTGCTGCTGATCATGGGGCTCGGGGCGCAGATGATCCACTGGGACGATGGTTTCTGCGAGCAGCTCGCCGCGAGCGGCTTTCGCGTGATCCGTTTCGACAATCGCGACATCGGCAAGTCCAGCCATTTGAGCGGCGGCAAGCGCCTGACGCCGCTGGAGCTCTTGAAGCTGCGCTTCCTCAGGATTCCCGTGGCCGCGACCTACAAGCTGATCGACATGGCGAGGGACACCGTCGGCCTGATGGATGCGCTGGGCATCCAGTCGGCGCATCTGGTCGGTGCCTCCATGGGCGGCATGATCGCGCAGGAGGTGACGCTCTCGTTTCCCGAGCGCGTGCGCTCGCTGACCTCGATCATGTCGACGACCGGAAATCCGCGCGTGCCGCCGCCGACCCGCGAGGCCGCCGCGATGCTGATGGCGCCGCCGCCGCGCAGCAAGGAAGAGTTCATCGTCCGCTACGGTGAGACATGGAAGGTGTTGCGCGTGGGTTCGTTTCCGGAGGAGGAAGCGCTCGATCCCGGCCGCGCCGAACGCGTGTTTGCCCGCGGGCTCAATCCGGCCGGCGTCGGTCGCCAACTCCGCGCCGTGCTCGCCTCCGGCAGCCGCAAGGAACGGCTGCACAGCGTCAAGACGCCGACGCTGGTGATCCACGGCACGGTCGATCCGCTGGTGCGGCCGGAGGGCGGCCAGGACACGGCGGCTTCGGTCCCAGGCGCAAAGCTGTTGATGATCGAAGGCATGGGCCATGCGCTACCGGCGCGGTTCTGGCCTGAGATCATCGACGCCATCGACAAGCACGCGCATGGTGCGGCGGCGCAGGCGGCGTAG
- a CDS encoding N-acetyltransferase family protein, which translates to MSEQRAYPRRVKTEAGEIEIRLMSPADEAAVLAFGQGLPSHDLLFLPRNISEPKVLSAWVKEIERGAIQSLLAVKDGKVVGCGTLVRDPHSWSPHVGEIRMVVSPEVRGKGVGRALSQETFALALGAGLEKLSVQMTVDQQAAIALFESLGFKAEALLRDHVRDVGGKTHDIVVLGHNIAQVQAQMEAYGLPGAVQH; encoded by the coding sequence ATGAGTGAACAGCGAGCCTACCCACGTCGCGTCAAGACCGAGGCCGGCGAGATCGAGATCCGCCTGATGTCGCCCGCGGACGAAGCCGCCGTGCTGGCCTTCGGCCAGGGCCTGCCGAGCCATGATCTGTTGTTTCTGCCGCGCAACATCAGCGAGCCAAAAGTGCTCTCGGCCTGGGTCAAGGAAATCGAGCGCGGCGCGATTCAGAGCCTGCTCGCGGTCAAAGACGGGAAGGTCGTCGGCTGCGGCACGCTGGTGCGCGATCCGCATTCCTGGTCGCCCCATGTCGGCGAGATCCGCATGGTGGTCTCGCCCGAGGTCCGCGGCAAGGGAGTGGGCAGGGCGCTGTCGCAAGAGACCTTTGCGCTTGCGCTCGGGGCCGGCCTCGAAAAGCTCTCGGTCCAGATGACCGTCGACCAGCAGGCAGCGATCGCGCTGTTCGAGAGCCTTGGCTTCAAGGCGGAGGCGCTGCTGCGGGACCACGTGCGGGACGTCGGCGGCAAGACCCACGACATCGTCGTGCTTGGCCACAACATCGCGCAGGTCCAGGCCCAGATGGAGGCGTACGGGCTGCCGGGCGCCGTCCAGCACTGA